The Agrobacterium vitis genome has a segment encoding these proteins:
- a CDS encoding ABC transporter permease, translating to MSHSLELIPPRPAPPRHEHRVTPGRVLGGSLLLVWALLGLGLLAMMIGNWDQDKFIKYGPRFLSGLGTTLSIVVISIAAGAVLSIPIAFGRMSKNRLANALTYAYVYVFRGTPLLAQVFLVYYGLGGFRTEFEAVGLWWFFRDAWYCGLLALSLNTAAYQAEILRGAIRSVGRGQHEGAASLGLPRTVTFWKIILPQALIVALRPYGNEIILMVKGSAILSIITVLDMMGETRYAFSRTFDYQTYLWAAIFYLAIVEILRHGWAAIEIRLTRHLKR from the coding sequence ATGAGCCACAGTCTCGAACTGATCCCACCGCGCCCTGCCCCGCCAAGACATGAGCATCGCGTCACCCCTGGCAGAGTATTGGGCGGATCTTTGCTGCTGGTTTGGGCTTTGCTCGGCCTTGGCCTGCTGGCGATGATGATCGGCAATTGGGACCAGGATAAATTCATCAAATACGGCCCGCGTTTTCTCTCTGGCCTTGGGACGACGCTCAGCATCGTCGTCATCTCGATTGCCGCAGGTGCGGTCCTCTCTATCCCGATCGCCTTTGGGCGGATGTCGAAAAACCGTCTGGCCAATGCCCTAACCTATGCCTATGTCTATGTCTTTCGCGGTACGCCGCTGCTGGCGCAGGTGTTTCTGGTCTATTACGGCCTGGGCGGGTTCCGGACGGAATTCGAGGCTGTTGGTCTCTGGTGGTTCTTCCGCGACGCCTGGTACTGCGGGTTGCTAGCACTGTCGCTGAACACGGCAGCCTATCAGGCAGAGATCCTGCGCGGCGCGATCCGCAGCGTTGGACGCGGCCAGCATGAAGGTGCCGCTTCGCTAGGTCTGCCGCGCACCGTCACCTTCTGGAAAATCATCCTGCCGCAGGCGCTGATCGTCGCGCTCCGGCCTTACGGCAATGAAATCATCCTGATGGTCAAGGGCTCAGCCATCCTGTCGATCATCACCGTTCTCGACATGATGGGCGAGACCCGCTACGCCTTCTCGCGCACCTTTGACTACCAGACCTATCTCTGGGCAGCGATCTTCTATCTCGCCATCGTCGAGATTCTGCGCCACGGCTGGGCCGCCATCGAGATACGGTTGACGCGCCATCTCAAACGATGA
- the pip gene encoding prolyl aminopeptidase — protein MTGPDLHPPLPPYRTGHLPVSDGHQIYFECSGDRKGIPALILHGGPGSGLSETTRRFFDPAHYHIIQFDQRHCGRSLPFAGDPVVDLSTNTLPHLLEDIEALRFHLGIEYWLVMGGSWGSTLALAYAQAHRTRVLGLLLTMVVTTSAVEIEWITRGVGQFFPAEHARFLDHLPDDQRDGDLATAYHRLLINPDKQIHEKAASAWCAWESAILAVKPGYSPHPRWSDARFRLCFARLVTHYWSHRAWLADGDIRQGIKLLDGIPAILIHGRLDFGSPLKTAYELHLAWPGSRLIVVEDGEHNISVPGMTAKVIETLKFLARELKA, from the coding sequence ATGACAGGACCAGATCTTCATCCGCCCTTGCCGCCCTACCGAACTGGCCATCTGCCGGTCAGCGACGGCCACCAGATCTATTTCGAATGCAGCGGCGACCGTAAGGGCATCCCGGCCCTCATTCTGCATGGCGGCCCCGGTTCCGGCCTGTCCGAAACCACACGGCGATTCTTCGATCCCGCGCACTATCACATCATCCAGTTCGACCAGCGCCATTGCGGCCGCAGTCTTCCCTTTGCTGGCGATCCGGTGGTCGATCTTAGCACCAACACGCTGCCGCATCTGCTTGAGGATATCGAAGCGCTGCGCTTCCATCTTGGCATTGAGTACTGGCTGGTGATGGGTGGCTCCTGGGGATCGACGCTGGCGCTCGCCTATGCCCAAGCGCATCGGACACGGGTTCTCGGCCTGCTGCTGACCATGGTGGTCACGACAAGTGCTGTCGAAATCGAATGGATTACGCGCGGCGTCGGACAGTTTTTTCCGGCAGAACATGCGCGCTTTCTCGACCATCTTCCAGACGATCAACGAGACGGCGATCTCGCTACCGCCTATCACCGGCTGCTGATCAATCCTGACAAACAGATTCATGAAAAGGCCGCAAGTGCCTGGTGCGCATGGGAATCTGCCATTCTCGCCGTGAAACCGGGCTATAGTCCTCATCCCAGATGGTCGGATGCGCGTTTTCGGCTGTGTTTTGCCCGGCTCGTCACCCACTACTGGTCGCATCGTGCTTGGCTCGCTGACGGAGACATTCGTCAAGGAATCAAACTGTTGGACGGCATTCCTGCCATATTGATTCACGGTCGCCTCGATTTCGGCAGTCCTCTTAAGACCGCCTATGAGCTACACCTTGCCTGGCCGGGCAGTCGCCTGATTGTCGTTGAGGATGGCGAACACAATATCAGCGTTCCGGGCATGACGGCTAAGGTCATCGAGACCCTGAAATTCCTTGCCCGCGAATTGAAAGCCTGA
- a CDS encoding usg protein — translation MTSDMEMMLKGYGMTTAQILYRMPDHQNLLQTFIWQNYDLAPDFPEMRGFLKFWQEKLDGPLHSVRYVHRKLIAANEWRALKGEFILH, via the coding sequence ATGACTTCCGATATGGAAATGATGCTGAAAGGCTATGGCATGACCACAGCGCAAATTCTCTACCGCATGCCTGATCACCAAAACCTGCTGCAAACCTTCATCTGGCAGAATTACGATCTGGCCCCGGATTTTCCGGAAATGCGCGGCTTTCTGAAATTCTGGCAGGAAAAGCTGGATGGGCCATTGCATTCGGTGCGCTATGTGCATCGGAAACTGATTGCCGCCAATGAATGGCGCGCTCTGAAAGGCGAATTCATCCTGCATTGA
- a CDS encoding NAD(P)-dependent oxidoreductase: protein MAKVAFIGLGVMGYPMAGHLKAKGGHDVTVYNRTTAKAESWVAQHGGSLGLTPAAAAKDADFVFTCVGNDDDLRAVTIGADGVFASMKPGAILIDNTTASADVARELYQAAKAKGFDFIDAPVSGGQAGAENGVLTVMCGGDEPVFEQARPVIEAYARMIGLMGPAGSGQLTKMINQICIAGIVQGLAEGVHFGKRAGLDIEKVIEVISKGAAGSWQMENRHKTMAVGKYDFGFAVDWMRKDLGIVLNEAKTNGATLPLTALVDQFYGDVQKLGGNRWDTSSLLARLEK from the coding sequence ATGGCCAAGGTGGCATTCATCGGATTGGGCGTCATGGGCTATCCCATGGCCGGACACCTGAAGGCGAAGGGCGGCCATGATGTGACGGTCTATAACCGCACCACGGCCAAGGCCGAAAGCTGGGTAGCCCAGCACGGCGGGTCGCTTGGCCTGACACCGGCAGCAGCTGCGAAAGATGCCGATTTCGTGTTCACCTGCGTCGGCAATGACGATGACCTGCGTGCCGTCACCATTGGCGCCGATGGCGTATTTGCCAGCATGAAACCCGGTGCGATCTTGATCGACAACACCACGGCCTCAGCGGACGTGGCCCGCGAACTCTATCAGGCTGCAAAGGCCAAAGGCTTTGACTTCATCGATGCGCCGGTGTCCGGCGGCCAGGCTGGAGCGGAAAATGGTGTGTTGACCGTGATGTGCGGCGGAGACGAGCCGGTCTTCGAGCAGGCCCGCCCGGTGATCGAAGCCTATGCACGAATGATCGGCCTGATGGGGCCAGCAGGTTCCGGCCAGTTGACCAAGATGATCAACCAAATCTGCATTGCCGGTATCGTGCAGGGCTTGGCAGAGGGCGTGCATTTCGGCAAGCGGGCCGGTCTCGACATCGAAAAAGTCATCGAGGTGATTTCCAAGGGCGCTGCCGGTTCCTGGCAGATGGAAAACCGCCACAAGACCATGGCCGTTGGCAAATATGATTTTGGCTTTGCCGTCGATTGGATGCGCAAGGATCTAGGCATCGTGCTGAACGAAGCCAAGACCAATGGCGCCACCCTACCGCTTACAGCTCTCGTCGATCAGTTCTATGGGGACGTGCAGAAGCTTGGAGGCAATCGCTGGGACACATCATCCCTGCTGGCCCGGCTGGAAAAGTGA
- a CDS encoding ABC transporter permease, translated as MGGLASALDAFWALVSQIFDPFCGSAGIFTWFASGTLLACGDAGWGDEIGFGFKVTVTLAAATLPFGLLIGFLIALATQSSERMLRQAAAIYTTIFRGLPELLTLFIVYYGSQILIQSVLASMGFEERVEINAFFAGMIALALVFSSYCAEVLQSAFRAIPSGQYEAGFAIGLSRTKTMLLVIVPQLIRIALPGIVNLWMNLLKDTALVSVIGLSDIIRQTGIAARVTKEAFLFYTIACALYLLLAILSSIAIGYIENWTKQSGANR; from the coding sequence ATGGGCGGACTTGCTTCCGCGCTCGACGCCTTCTGGGCGCTCGTTTCGCAGATTTTCGATCCCTTTTGCGGCAGCGCCGGGATCTTCACCTGGTTTGCATCCGGGACTCTTCTGGCCTGCGGCGATGCGGGCTGGGGCGATGAAATCGGTTTCGGCTTCAAGGTAACAGTCACGCTGGCCGCAGCCACGCTGCCTTTCGGCCTGCTGATCGGCTTTCTGATTGCCCTTGCCACCCAAAGCAGCGAGCGCATGTTGCGTCAGGCAGCCGCGATCTACACGACGATCTTTCGCGGCCTGCCTGAACTCCTGACGCTGTTCATCGTCTATTACGGCTCGCAGATCCTGATCCAGTCCGTGCTCGCCTCCATGGGGTTTGAGGAACGGGTTGAAATCAACGCCTTTTTTGCAGGCATGATCGCGCTGGCTCTGGTGTTTTCCTCCTATTGCGCCGAGGTGTTGCAATCGGCATTCCGGGCCATTCCCTCCGGTCAATATGAGGCGGGCTTTGCCATCGGCCTGTCGCGCACCAAGACCATGTTGCTGGTGATCGTGCCGCAATTGATCCGCATCGCCCTGCCCGGCATTGTCAATCTTTGGATGAACCTTTTGAAGGATACCGCGCTGGTCTCGGTTATCGGCCTCTCCGACATTATCCGCCAGACCGGCATTGCCGCTCGTGTCACCAAGGAAGCCTTTCTGTTTTATACGATTGCCTGTGCGCTTTATCTGCTGCTGGCAATCCTATCCTCCATCGCCATCGGCTATATCGAAAACTGGACGAAACAGTCGGGGGCGAACAGATGA
- a CDS encoding ABC transporter substrate-binding protein → MRISTRFLAAASLTALSLFAGGAMAEEKLVIGTEGAYPPFNSLEADGSLTGFDIDIAKALCEEMKVTCTFKTNDWDGIIPALQAKKFDAIVASMSITPERLEKVDFSKKYYNTPPAIAVPKDSPAKSVEDLKGKTIGAQSATTHANYAEKHMAGSELKLYPTADEYKLDITNGRIDAVIDDVVVLTQWVKSDAGACCKILTPLPIDEAINGPGAGIAVRKGETALADRFTKAIAAIRANGTYQKINAKYFDFDVYGDK, encoded by the coding sequence ATGCGTATCTCTACCCGTTTTCTGGCCGCCGCCTCCCTTACTGCCCTGTCATTGTTTGCCGGTGGCGCCATGGCCGAAGAAAAGCTCGTTATTGGCACGGAAGGCGCCTATCCGCCCTTCAATAGCCTGGAAGCCGACGGTTCGCTGACCGGTTTCGACATCGATATCGCCAAGGCGCTTTGCGAAGAAATGAAGGTGACATGCACCTTCAAGACCAATGATTGGGATGGCATCATCCCCGCCTTGCAGGCGAAGAAATTCGACGCCATCGTCGCGTCGATGTCGATCACCCCCGAGCGTCTGGAAAAGGTGGATTTCTCCAAGAAATACTACAACACTCCTCCAGCCATCGCCGTACCGAAAGATTCGCCCGCCAAAAGCGTCGAAGACCTGAAGGGCAAGACCATCGGCGCGCAGAGCGCTACCACCCACGCCAATTATGCTGAAAAACATATGGCCGGTTCTGAGCTGAAGCTTTACCCGACAGCCGACGAATATAAGCTCGACATCACCAATGGCCGCATCGATGCTGTCATCGACGATGTCGTGGTGCTGACGCAATGGGTCAAAAGTGATGCGGGTGCCTGCTGCAAGATCCTGACGCCGCTGCCGATCGATGAAGCCATCAACGGTCCGGGTGCAGGCATTGCTGTTCGCAAGGGCGAAACCGCTCTGGCTGACCGCTTCACCAAGGCCATCGCCGCCATTCGTGCCAATGGCACCTACCAGAAGATCAATGCCAAATATTTCGATTTTGACGTTTACGGCGACAAATAA
- a CDS encoding Lrp/AsnC family transcriptional regulator — translation MDRLDRKILRILQEDSTLAVADLAKKVGLSTTPCWRRIQKMEEDGVIKRRVALLDPVKVNTKVTVFVSVRTNTHSIEWLKRFSEVVAEFPEVVEFYRMSGDVDYLLRVVVPDIGAYDAFYKRLIAKIEIRDVSSAFAMEQIKYTTELPLDYMMLDNNKSGEE, via the coding sequence ATGGATCGTCTGGACCGTAAAATTCTGCGTATTTTGCAGGAGGATTCCACTCTTGCCGTTGCTGACCTCGCCAAGAAGGTCGGCCTTTCCACCACGCCCTGTTGGCGGCGTATCCAGAAAATGGAAGAAGATGGCGTGATCAAGCGTCGTGTAGCGCTGCTCGATCCGGTCAAGGTCAATACCAAGGTCACGGTCTTCGTTTCGGTGCGCACCAATACCCATTCGATTGAATGGTTGAAGCGGTTTTCCGAAGTGGTGGCTGAATTTCCCGAAGTGGTCGAATTCTATCGCATGAGCGGCGATGTGGATTACCTGCTGCGGGTCGTGGTGCCTGATATCGGCGCCTATGACGCCTTCTACAAGCGGTTGATTGCCAAGATTGAGATCCGTGACGTATCCTCGGCCTTCGCCATGGAGCAGATCAAATATACGACCGAATTGCCGCTTGATTACATGATGCTCGATAATAACAAATCGGGTGAGGAATAA
- a CDS encoding methyltransferase domain-containing protein, protein MAKIDEEKLSEAYNRALALEKAGDIDAAVKAYHEVLEIDPEDHGGAAVRLASLGRGETPPRASDAYVETLFDQHAEDFEDILVEQLGYAVPVIVRQRLQELKLGPFKRLLDLGCGTGLTGGTLRDMVDDITGIDLSENMVEIAHEKDLYDTLYVAEVEDFLEDNDEDLFDLITATDVLPYLGALEPLFFGVSENLMLGGYFIFSSETMGEDVPYKVGPHQRFVHAQTYIRERLAATGFEVVEVTDINVRMQDGEPSPGHLVITQLKTLN, encoded by the coding sequence ATGGCGAAAATCGATGAAGAGAAGCTGTCTGAGGCCTATAACCGGGCCTTGGCGCTTGAAAAGGCTGGCGATATCGACGCTGCGGTGAAGGCCTATCACGAGGTTCTGGAAATCGACCCGGAAGACCATGGCGGTGCTGCCGTTCGCCTCGCCTCGCTTGGCCGTGGTGAAACGCCGCCGCGTGCCTCCGATGCCTATGTCGAGACGCTGTTTGACCAGCATGCCGAGGACTTCGAAGATATTCTTGTCGAACAGCTTGGCTACGCCGTGCCGGTTATCGTTCGCCAGCGCTTGCAGGAGTTGAAGCTTGGCCCGTTCAAGCGCTTGCTGGATCTCGGCTGCGGCACCGGCCTGACGGGCGGCACCCTGCGTGACATGGTGGACGATATTACCGGCATCGATCTTTCGGAAAACATGGTCGAGATCGCCCATGAAAAAGACCTTTACGACACGCTTTACGTGGCCGAAGTCGAGGATTTCCTTGAGGATAATGACGAGGACCTGTTCGACCTGATCACCGCCACCGATGTCCTGCCCTATCTCGGCGCACTTGAGCCGCTGTTTTTCGGCGTGTCGGAAAATCTGATGCTGGGCGGCTATTTCATCTTCTCCTCGGAAACCATGGGCGAGGATGTCCCCTACAAGGTCGGCCCGCATCAGCGCTTCGTCCATGCGCAGACCTATATCCGCGAACGATTGGCCGCCACCGGCTTTGAGGTCGTTGAAGTCACCGATATCAATGTGCGGATGCAGGATGGTGAGCCTTCTCCCGGCCATCTGGTGATCACACAGTTAAAAACCTTGAACTGA